TTTTCTATTTTAGCTCTCATCATGTCCTCGAGTCATATCAATTATCATAACTTAACTTAATAGGCAAATTaatctattaattttattaagTTCGAACCACTGACTTAGTGGTGGCTTTATGTTATGACGTATCGTCTATTCTGTCTATAGATAATACTCTATCCGtagataaagaaaaataaacaataGTAGACCTACAACTTAGTGGTGGCTTTATGCTATGACGTATCGTCTACTCTATCGATAGATAATTCTTTCCTGATCAATTCTTTCATTATGTCCCAATACTAAATCAACTTTAATATCGAGTACTATGATCTAACCTAATAGGATAATTAGTCTGTTAATTTTATTGAGTTTGAATTACTGattcaaaatacttaagttgaagTAAATGATAATACATTAATGAGACACTCATGAGTTAATACTAATATTAGGTCAATTGAGATGTGTGCGCGTAAAAATAATATGCAAAAATATTGCTCATAGACTCAAAAttgaattagttttatctttgaaaaGCTATGTCATTTCTAATACAagatgaaaaagaagaagaagatctcaATCTTTCTTACTGATTTATAGCAcattctcaagattcatatacCGGAATCATTTTCTCATGGTCGACAATATAATAGCCCACAAGTCATATATCATCATTCTGCAACTCGTTGCAGTTACTAAGTAATCTTAAAAGCTGCTGCTCCCCATGCATACGTGCATAGTAAGAGCAGTGGTCACTACCAATACAAGATTATGCATCTTCTTTGTTGGAAGACTCACAAAAGCTGTAGACATCCAGGGTGACACTGGACGGGTACTGGTCATGCCTAAGCATTAATCCTTGCATATGGAAATTAAAGAGACGGGGAAAGGGTAAAGGAGTGGTGAAGGAGTCGTATCCACTGGAAACAAGCGTGACTCGATGTGCATCTGCGTTGCCTCAAAGGATGAAGGCGACAAGAAAgaattatcatgatgaatgtcCAATGGCAATCATGCATGTTTCTGACGTTCCTTTCCCTTCAGTTGTGCCAAAGGTTGGCATCTTTTCCCTCTATACAGTACCGTGGAGAATGCTGTCTTTGGTCTGGTCAAACAATTCCCCCAACCCAACGCTCCTTATTATATCAAAGATCCGAGATATCAAAGCTGAtaggaacgagagagagagagagagagagagatgttcttACCTACACTTTTTGAAGCAGTGTGTCCTCCGCTAAGTGGTGGCTTATATGTGTTGGTGTGTTTGCTGACCTGCTGTTTGTAGCACAGAGAGTACAGCGAGTGATTGCGGAGGTGGACCTTTTTCTGTCACAAGAAAGATGGCGATAAAGCTATGCTTCTGCTGCTGTTCTTGTGTTGCCATATCATGGAGCTTGGTGCATCCTAAAAATAAGTTCCAGCTCAGTTTTTCTTCAGATGGGAGAGAAGAAAAGATGAAGATGACTGTACACATTCAGATCGATCCACACAGCAAAAGCGGACTCCAGAGAAGGATTGACATCACAAGACCAACCCAGCATTGCATGCTTTGAGATGATGATGAGTTACCTACTTAAGGTTTATTATACAAATGGAGGAGATCATTTATTCTCTTCAAAATGTTCATGAGACTCTGAAACTAGACTTCTGGCTGACACTCGATGCCTTCTGTCTTCCTTCAGTTGGTTCCTATTCTGTTCTTAGATGTTTAGCATGCAGAAAACTGTGATTCAACTTCAGAAAGGAAAGAACAAGTAATGCTGCAGGCCATTTCCAGCTACCAGTAATGCCTGCTACCAGTTGGGATTGCTATTACAAGTCAAGTATGCATGACAAAGTGTCTGCCAGGATATATGATGAAGAGATCAAGAAATGGTTGCTGAACATTCTATGATCAGACTAAAAAGACCTAATAAGAACCACAAGAAGTACAAAAAAGAGAATGACACAATACCTTCTGTAGTAACTCCTATCTGGTTTGGAAAAGAAAGATCAAACCAAGTCAAGAGGAAAAATTAAATTGGTTGGCTGCCTGACAGTTCCACAGACTTGAATTCATCCCTGCTGTGATCAACCACCTTTCTCTTGATCAATGTGAAGATGATTACAGCTTAAAACATGTAGATGAAGAGCTCACACCATTTTGTTCCTTAACCAGCAAGCATAGATCCATAAAAAACGAGAATTACAACCCTGCACATAGGAAATATGGTACATATGCAAGTTACTGGATCATATGATGAGTTCCAAAGTAATCTACATAGAACTCCAAACTATGTGCATTGGAATTAATCTAATTCTTTTTTAGACAGAACCACTCACTGTCTGGTTGTGAAAAACGTGGGAATAAGTTTTTGAAACACCTgagtttaaattgactctatattTGTTGCTTACTTATCAAACCAAATATATTACCATTAAAATAACTAAAAGGGTTTAAAATAATGAAATGAAAATTGTAAGATTTTGTAGCTCAATTAATTTAGgataaaatatatttaacatTTAATTGGATCTCGATTAAAGTTATCGactaatagaaaaaaataataaatttacttAAATTTATGAGATAATTTTAAATCTTAACACCATTAtctatgataattttgattttaatcgtaattttattattaaaaatcgcTATGTAATCAATCAAGTGGCAGTATATGCGTGCACATGCTGCTCCAACCCATACACAGCCATGTGGGCTTACACGTGCTTCCGTCTCCTCCAAAATGGACCCGACACAACCTATAATTCCCACCTCGCATCTCGTGTTACGAAATATTCCCTTCATTAATAAACCCCATGTATGCTCTTATTaactaaaacatatatatatatatatatatatatatatatatatatagtcaacaTATTCGAGCGAGCAGTCAATGCTTTCTATTTAGAAACAATATTTTCCTGCAAGCAGTTAAACAAAGACTTCGCTCATCAATCAAACGGATCGATCGGAACATCAGATTCCGAGCGACCTCTGTCTCTCTGGACGAAAGGACAGAAGAGACCGGACAATAACAAGAAAACCATTGTAGCGGGTCCCGCGTGGCCCCACGACGCCTGTCGAATGGCATTGAGGGGAGGCTGCCCCCACCGCAGCGCAAAAGGTCCGCGCTTCCCCGCGTCGGATTCAAAACATTTCAAATCAGCGACCAGGGATTACTTTTGATTTCGTTAAAGTGTTCCGCGGGATATCTGACCGCATCGATTCTGACGCCTCACGGCGATCGATCCAACCCTTCGCTTTATCTTTACCTTCGCTTTCCAGCGTCCTATCGTTTCTTATCTTGTTTTCTTCGTTTTCTCTCGCGAAATACGGGAGAGAGCAACGACAGAGAGGTAGGGAAAGGAGGAGAGGCGATGGAGGTGTCGACGGCGATGTGGACGGCGGCGATTGTCGGGGCGGTGGTGGTGTACTGGTTTGTGTGGGTGATGGGAGCGGCGGAGGTGAAGGGGAAGCGGGCGGTGAACCTGAAGATGGGGTCGATCACGCGGGACAAGGTGCAGGACAACTACAAGCAGTATTGGTCCTTCTTCCGCCGCCCCAAGGAGGACATCGCCGCcgccgacgacgacgacaacgTCCCCGCCTTCGTCGACACCTTTTACAACCTTGTCACCGACATTTACGAGTGGGGCTGGGGCCAGTCCTTCCACTTCTCCCCCTCCATCCCCGGTCGCTCCCACCGCGACGCCACCCGCCTCCACGAGGAACGCGCCGCCGACCTGATCGCCGCCCGCCGTGGCCTCCGCGTCCTTGACGTAGGCTGCGGCGTCGGCGGGCCCATGCGTGCCATCGCCGCTCACTCGGGTGCCCACGTCGTCGGCATCACCATCAACGAGTACCAGGTCGCCCGCGCCCGCACCCACAACCGAAAGGCTGGCCTCGACGACCGCTGCGAGGTCATCTGCGGCAACTTCCTCGAGATGCCCTTCGCCGACGCCTCTTTCGACGGCGCTTACTCCATCGAGGCCACTTGCCACGCCCCCCGCCTCGAGGATGTCTACCGCGAGGTCTTCCGGGTGCTCAAGCCCGGGGCCCTCTACGTGTCCTACGAGTGGGTGACCACCGCACTCTACAGGGCGGACGACCCCGCCCACGTCCATACCATCCGCGGGATCGAGGCGGGCGACGCCCTGCCGGGGCTCCGTGCGCAGCACGAGATCGCGGAGGTGGCGCGGCAGGTGGGCTTCGAGGTGGCGGAGGAGCGCGACCTGGCGCTGCCCCCAGCGGGGCCGTGGTGGACTCGCCTCAAGATGGGGCGGATCTCCTACTGGCGGAACCACCTGCTCGTCTCCGCCCTCACCGCCCTGCGAGTCGCCCCCAAGGGCGTGGTGGAGGTGCACGAG
Above is a genomic segment from Musa acuminata AAA Group cultivar baxijiao chromosome BXJ3-4, Cavendish_Baxijiao_AAA, whole genome shotgun sequence containing:
- the LOC135636885 gene encoding 24-methylenesterol C-methyltransferase 2-like, giving the protein MEVSTAMWTAAIVGAVVVYWFVWVMGAAEVKGKRAVNLKMGSITRDKVQDNYKQYWSFFRRPKEDIAAADDDDNVPAFVDTFYNLVTDIYEWGWGQSFHFSPSIPGRSHRDATRLHEERAADLIAARRGLRVLDVGCGVGGPMRAIAAHSGAHVVGITINEYQVARARTHNRKAGLDDRCEVICGNFLEMPFADASFDGAYSIEATCHAPRLEDVYREVFRVLKPGALYVSYEWVTTALYRADDPAHVHTIRGIEAGDALPGLRAQHEIAEVARQVGFEVAEERDLALPPAGPWWTRLKMGRISYWRNHLLVSALTALRVAPKGVVEVHEMLYETARHLSDGGESGIFTPMHMILCRKPLAAPPPSS